The bacterium DNA segment CTTCATCAAAAGAAACAAGGCACTCCCACCATGGGCGGGGTTTTAATACTTCTGGTTTTATTGATTTCTACATTATTATGGGCTGATTTCACAAACAGATACATAATGCTTGTTTTACTCATAACTCTATGCATGGGTGGAGTTGGCTTTATTGATGACTATCTAAAAATACATAAAAAGAATGCCAAAGGACTCAAGATAGGTGCAAAATTACTAGGCCAGCTCATTATTGCTGGTTTTATAGGTTTCTATCTTTATTATAATCCGGTAAGTTCTAAGTTTGCCACAAAGCTTGGAGTTCCACTTTTTAAAAATTTCTTTATTGATTTAGGCTATTTCTATATCCCATTTGTTATGCTGGTTATTGTTGGGGCTTCAAATGCAGTTAATTTTACAGACGGGCTTGACGGCTTAGCTATTGGATGCGCAATGATGGTTTCTATTACGTTCATTATAGTAACATATTTATGCGGACATATTGGATTCAGTAAATACCTGAATATCATAAACGTTGTCGGGAGCGGGGAGCTTGCTGTGTTCTGCAGCGCTCTGGTAGGAGCAAGCCTGGGTTTTCTCTGGTTCAATTGCTATCCTGCAGAGATATTCATGGGGGATACAGGTTCCCTTGCAATAGGCGGAGCGCTTGGTTTTGTATCCGTGATTGTAAAACAGGAGATATTACTGGTCATAGCTGGC contains these protein-coding regions:
- the mraY gene encoding phospho-N-acetylmuramoyl-pentapeptide-transferase; this encodes MFYHLFYSLSNVWSGFNVFKYITFRAGGAATTALLLSIFLGPWVIRKLQDLNIGQYIRKGECPDLFTLHQKKQGTPTMGGVLILLVLLISTLLWADFTNRYIMLVLLITLCMGGVGFIDDYLKIHKKNAKGLKIGAKLLGQLIIAGFIGFYLYYNPVSSKFATKLGVPLFKNFFIDLGYFYIPFVMLVIVGASNAVNFTDGLDGLAIGCAMMVSITFIIVTYLCGHIGFSKYLNIINVVGSGELAVFCSALVGASLGFLWFNCYPAEIFMGDTGSLAIGGALGFVSVIVKQEILLVIAGGIFVMEAISVIIQIVSFRITGKRVFMLAPLHHHFEKKGWDEPKVTIRFWIVSIIFALISLATLKLR